A single genomic interval of Spirosoma taeanense harbors:
- a CDS encoding malate:quinone oxidoreductase, whose protein sequence is MAKKKTTNQKGPDVILIGAGIMSATLGVLLKELQPDLTIEIYERLDSAAAESSDAWNNAGTGHSAFCELNYTPEREDGTIETSKAIKIAESFEQSKQFWAYLVQKGFLSDAPNFIRSIPHMSFVWGEDNVKYLHKRYDALQQNYLFHGMHYSEDPAQLAEWMPLVMDGRDPAQPVAATRMDIGTDVNFGALTRAMFRRLSDMPGVRLYFAHEVRDLWRSKSLGGWKMRVENVTTNQVREVQSDFIFIGAGGGSLRLLEKSDIPESRGFGGFPVSGQWLKCTNPDVIEQHQAKVYGKASVGAPPMSVPHLDTRMIEGKRELLFGPYAGFSTKFLKSGSYMDLPKSIQLSNMAPMLMAGLHNIPLTRYLIQQVMQSPEDRLNALKEYFPNARMEDWDLEIAGQRVQVIKKDENEGGVLEFGTEVVSAADGSIAALLGASPGASTAVSIMLDLMKKCFPTRLDSPEWQQKLKEMIPSYGQVLAKNPQLGHELRRHTSEVLGLTQEEQMPEVTR, encoded by the coding sequence ATGGCTAAGAAGAAGACTACAAATCAAAAAGGCCCGGATGTCATTCTAATCGGAGCCGGCATCATGAGTGCCACTTTGGGTGTGTTGCTGAAAGAACTGCAACCAGACCTGACTATTGAAATTTATGAACGTCTCGACAGCGCGGCTGCCGAAAGCTCCGACGCCTGGAACAACGCCGGCACGGGCCACTCGGCTTTCTGCGAGCTGAATTATACCCCCGAACGCGAAGACGGCACCATTGAAACCTCGAAAGCGATCAAGATTGCCGAATCGTTTGAACAGTCGAAACAGTTCTGGGCGTACCTCGTCCAGAAGGGTTTTCTGAGCGACGCGCCCAACTTCATCCGTTCCATCCCGCACATGAGCTTCGTGTGGGGCGAGGATAACGTAAAGTACCTGCACAAACGCTACGACGCGCTTCAGCAGAACTATCTGTTCCATGGCATGCACTACTCGGAAGACCCAGCGCAGTTAGCCGAATGGATGCCGCTGGTTATGGATGGCCGCGACCCGGCCCAGCCCGTAGCCGCCACCCGTATGGACATCGGTACAGACGTAAACTTTGGTGCCCTGACCCGGGCCATGTTCCGGCGGCTGAGCGATATGCCGGGTGTCCGGCTGTATTTTGCTCACGAAGTGCGCGATCTGTGGCGCTCCAAGTCGCTGGGCGGATGGAAAATGCGGGTGGAGAACGTAACGACCAACCAGGTCCGTGAGGTGCAGTCTGATTTCATTTTCATCGGCGCTGGTGGTGGTTCGCTGCGGCTGCTCGAAAAATCCGACATCCCCGAAAGCCGGGGCTTCGGTGGCTTCCCCGTCAGTGGACAGTGGCTCAAATGCACCAATCCTGACGTTATTGAACAGCATCAGGCCAAAGTCTACGGTAAAGCGTCGGTCGGTGCTCCGCCCATGTCGGTGCCCCACCTGGACACCCGCATGATCGAAGGCAAGCGGGAACTGCTATTCGGTCCCTACGCTGGTTTCTCCACCAAGTTTCTGAAGAGTGGATCATATATGGACCTGCCGAAGTCTATTCAACTGAGCAATATGGCCCCCATGCTGATGGCCGGTCTGCATAATATTCCGCTGACCCGGTATCTAATTCAGCAGGTGATGCAGTCGCCCGAAGACCGGCTAAACGCGCTGAAAGAATATTTCCCGAACGCACGCATGGAAGACTGGGACCTGGAGATTGCTGGTCAGCGGGTGCAGGTGATCAAGAAGGACGAAAACGAAGGGGGTGTTCTGGAGTTTGGCACGGAGGTAGTCAGCGCGGCCGATGGCAGCATTGCCGCTTTGCTGGGCGCTTCGCCGGGTGCTTCGACGGCCGTCTCCATCATGCTCGATCTAATGAAGAAGTGCTTTCCGACCCGACTGGATTCACCCGAGTGGCAGCAAAAGCTAAAGGAAATGATCCCGTCCTACGGGCAAGTTCTGGCGAAGAACCCCCAACTCGGGCATGAACTTCGCCGACACACCAGTGAAGTGCTGGGCCTGACTCAGGAAGAGCAGATGCCCGAAGTAACCCGGTAA
- a CDS encoding Mut7-C ubiquitin/RNAse domain-containing protein encodes MFRFYGELNDFLPNRRRYNAFSHTISGRVSVKDVIESLGVPHPEIGLLLVNSQSVDFSYLVQDTDFISVYPAFAQLDVKTVSRVQPEPLAEFRFVLDVHLGTLATYLRLFGFDTLYRNDYSDEELACISHTEGRMLLTRDRGLLMRSLVEYGYFVRHTNPKQQLVEILHRFRLTAETRPFERCLTCNGLLEPIAKEIILAQLPPKVREGQDLFWRCRQCGQVYWRGTHHERMQRFIDAVNQKLISE; translated from the coding sequence ATGTTTCGGTTTTACGGTGAACTCAACGATTTTTTGCCGAATCGTCGGCGGTATAATGCCTTTTCGCATACGATCAGCGGACGCGTATCGGTCAAGGACGTAATTGAATCGCTGGGGGTGCCTCATCCGGAAATCGGCCTGCTACTGGTCAATAGTCAATCCGTTGATTTTTCGTATCTCGTACAGGATACCGACTTTATCAGCGTCTATCCCGCTTTCGCCCAGCTCGACGTAAAAACGGTTTCGCGGGTTCAGCCAGAGCCGCTGGCAGAATTTCGGTTTGTGCTGGATGTGCATCTGGGGACGCTGGCAACCTACCTGCGGCTGTTTGGCTTCGACACGCTCTACCGGAACGATTACAGTGATGAGGAACTGGCCTGTATCTCGCATACCGAGGGGCGGATGCTCTTAACCCGGGACCGTGGCCTGCTGATGCGCAGTCTGGTTGAGTACGGTTATTTCGTCCGACACACCAACCCCAAACAACAGCTCGTTGAGATTCTGCACCGGTTTCGGCTGACCGCAGAGACCCGTCCATTCGAGCGCTGCCTGACCTGCAACGGTCTGCTGGAGCCAATCGCCAAAGAAATCATACTGGCGCAGCTCCCGCCGAAAGTACGCGAAGGGCAGGACCTATTCTGGCGCTGTCGGCAGTGCGGACAAGTGTACTGGCGGGGCACTCATCACGAGCGCATGCAGCGGTTTATTGATGCAGTCAACCAGAAATTAATTTCGGAATAG
- a CDS encoding DUF6909 family protein, which translates to MSLEQSPPLTRAQESRVAIERLYITMRHLFNRGFYKPSGVSGEEIRRALLILQPEIYGLVGDPQRVELDGLVYVMDRLPKGIEACRIITLASREGFEYSHFPVLVPAKRRRNCYRVDQEQMVIEVTNGRSEIYDILTHLTFMFMEADKIRRNAFQERGSKTREWEKLEAIIRAGGMVNEDEHELALTYLSSILGRTFEETQRAYRRFEETAGTNNGLFQIVYNLGMVSISEIRETGVDREINFTPMLRERVGQHLYGERWATRIKQYIWENNLQERPLHIISANPHSVMNCLYGPAALENTTTWDDLYDLALKLSQPGQQELRQQVSDYTLAHGLHELADTGGTNLLVQLIDTARINIPQLSPEISHDPAQVQAAQPLLLVMDYAFGEQAFEAMDELLKPYEPHEEPYSLNVASISIIGKAGILTGGKGDLMLPTSHIFEGTADNYPLDNDFCKADFEGHGLAVYEGAMITVLGTSLQNKDILSYFRNSSWKAVGLEMEGAHYQKAIQSHVAIRNSVPPNVKVRYAYYASDNPLITGGTLASGSLGTLGVKPTYLITIKCLEKIFSQHVTAQEAPVAE; encoded by the coding sequence ATGAGTCTTGAACAATCCCCTCCCCTGACCCGCGCTCAGGAATCCCGCGTGGCTATCGAACGCTTATATATCACCATGCGCCACCTGTTCAACCGGGGTTTTTATAAACCCTCAGGCGTATCGGGCGAAGAGATCCGCCGGGCGCTGCTTATCCTTCAACCCGAAATTTACGGTCTGGTGGGCGATCCGCAGCGGGTCGAACTCGACGGGCTGGTTTACGTCATGGACCGGCTGCCCAAAGGCATTGAAGCCTGCCGGATCATTACACTGGCTTCGCGGGAAGGCTTCGAATATTCGCACTTTCCGGTGCTGGTACCCGCCAAACGCCGGCGGAACTGCTACCGCGTCGATCAGGAGCAGATGGTGATTGAGGTTACCAATGGCCGCAGTGAAATTTACGACATCCTGACCCACCTGACGTTCATGTTCATGGAAGCCGATAAAATCCGGCGGAACGCGTTTCAGGAGCGGGGCAGCAAAACCCGCGAATGGGAGAAGCTGGAAGCCATCATCCGGGCGGGAGGTATGGTCAACGAAGATGAACACGAGCTGGCGCTTACGTACCTGAGTTCCATCCTGGGCCGTACCTTCGAAGAGACCCAGCGCGCTTACCGACGGTTTGAAGAAACGGCCGGCACCAATAACGGGCTATTTCAGATTGTCTATAACCTGGGCATGGTTTCTATAAGCGAGATTCGCGAAACGGGGGTTGACCGTGAGATCAACTTCACGCCCATGCTCCGCGAGCGCGTTGGACAGCATCTCTACGGCGAACGCTGGGCTACCCGCATCAAACAATACATCTGGGAAAACAACCTCCAGGAACGCCCCCTGCACATCATCAGCGCCAACCCGCACAGCGTTATGAACTGTCTATACGGACCGGCAGCTCTGGAAAACACAACGACCTGGGATGACCTTTACGACCTGGCCCTGAAATTAAGTCAGCCAGGTCAGCAGGAGCTACGCCAACAGGTTTCTGACTATACTCTGGCGCATGGTCTGCATGAACTCGCCGATACGGGCGGTACCAACCTGCTGGTTCAGCTGATTGATACGGCCCGTATCAATATTCCCCAGCTATCTCCCGAAATCAGCCACGATCCGGCGCAGGTGCAGGCTGCCCAGCCGCTGCTACTGGTCATGGATTATGCCTTTGGCGAGCAAGCTTTTGAGGCTATGGATGAGCTACTGAAACCCTACGAACCGCATGAGGAGCCGTACTCGCTGAACGTAGCCTCCATTTCAATCATCGGTAAAGCCGGGATTCTGACCGGCGGCAAAGGCGATCTGATGCTGCCCACCTCCCACATTTTTGAAGGTACTGCCGATAACTATCCGCTCGATAACGATTTCTGCAAAGCCGATTTTGAAGGCCACGGCCTCGCCGTCTATGAAGGGGCGATGATTACGGTGCTGGGCACGTCGCTGCAGAATAAAGATATTCTGAGCTATTTCCGGAATTCCTCCTGGAAAGCGGTGGGGCTGGAAATGGAAGGCGCGCATTACCAGAAGGCCATTCAGTCGCACGTAGCAATTCGAAACAGCGTGCCCCCGAACGTAAAGGTGCGTTACGCCTATTACGCTTCTGATAACCCGCTCATTACGGGCGGCACGCTCGCGTCGGGCAGCCTCGGCACCCTGGGCGTAAAGCCTACGTATCTCATCACGATCAAGTGTCTGGAGAAAATTTTCAGCCAGCATGTGACGGCTCAGGAGGCCCCCGTTGCTGAATAG
- a CDS encoding DUF1028 domain-containing protein, producing the protein MRLFLSILLLPVTIWAQHTRSGDPFAHTFSIVARDEKTGDLAVGVQSHWFSVGTSVSWGEAGVGVVATQSFTNKSFGLRGLALLKAGKTAQQALDELLLTDEGRDVRQVAIADVKGNVAVHTGKKCIDFAGHQKGTNYSVQANMMLNNTVPAAMAAAFEKNAGLALPERVLSALNAAQAVGGDIRGRQSAVLLVVKGKATTEPWNDNHLVDLRVDDANQPLAELARLLRVHRAYEHMNNGDLATEKNDMKTAMQEYGAAMKMFPKNLEMQYWTAIALANTKQVSKAAGMLRAIYAQDPNWRELTRRLPKVGLLTVSEAELAQLIK; encoded by the coding sequence ATGCGTCTGTTTCTTTCCATTCTTCTTTTACCGGTTACTATATGGGCCCAGCACACGCGTAGTGGTGATCCTTTCGCCCATACGTTTTCCATCGTGGCCCGTGACGAAAAAACCGGCGATCTGGCCGTAGGAGTGCAGAGTCACTGGTTCAGCGTTGGCACGTCGGTATCGTGGGGCGAAGCAGGCGTTGGCGTTGTGGCGACGCAGTCGTTCACCAACAAATCGTTCGGTTTACGTGGACTGGCCTTGCTAAAAGCAGGAAAAACGGCGCAGCAGGCCCTCGACGAGCTGCTTCTCACCGACGAAGGACGCGACGTGCGGCAGGTGGCCATCGCCGACGTAAAGGGGAATGTAGCGGTTCATACGGGTAAAAAATGCATTGACTTTGCTGGCCACCAGAAAGGCACGAATTACTCGGTTCAGGCCAATATGATGCTGAACAACACGGTTCCGGCTGCAATGGCGGCTGCTTTCGAAAAAAACGCCGGACTGGCCCTGCCCGAGCGGGTTCTGTCGGCGCTCAACGCGGCCCAGGCCGTCGGGGGCGATATTCGCGGGCGGCAGTCGGCCGTTTTGCTCGTAGTGAAAGGCAAAGCCACCACAGAACCCTGGAACGACAACCACCTGGTCGACCTGCGCGTGGATGATGCCAATCAGCCCCTTGCTGAACTGGCCCGGCTGCTGCGGGTGCATCGGGCCTACGAGCACATGAACAACGGCGATCTGGCTACAGAGAAAAATGACATGAAAACGGCCATGCAGGAATACGGGGCGGCCATGAAGATGTTTCCCAAAAATCTGGAAATGCAGTACTGGACCGCCATCGCCCTGGCCAATACCAAACAGGTATCGAAAGCCGCCGGGATGCTTCGGGCTATCTACGCACAGGACCCGAATTGGCGCGAACTCACCCGCCGACTGCCCAAAGTTGGTTTGCTGACAGTATCCGAGGCTGAACTGGCGCAGTTGATAAAGTGA